A genomic region of Thermodesulfovibrio aggregans contains the following coding sequences:
- a CDS encoding glutamate synthase-related protein — protein sequence MEPAAGLRLDFNHKLTIKEFPYIIRWREDRCKRCGQCTAVCPQGAIRPAVKYMRVIESGGDTPKPRPVRRIIHVIEQVNDIEHYCTGCAICALVCPNNAIEPEYNPQNKFLFYKNRGGEGYKRGGRRNDPGVSTLDRLKFTRISMLTDPALDAGRHEFRVRSYIGRILPPEELPLKVENGRLVVDKSSGKFIPPVREIFPIMIGSMSIGALSPTMWEGLAMGVAYLNEVEGIPVVMCSGEGGFPPRLLKSRYVKYFILQIASGYFGWDSIIHTLPYMTEDPAAIEIKYGQGAKPGDGGLLMAPKVIKLIAEIRGVPQFVDLPSPPTHQTKYSIEESVMKMIQSMSMAFGFRVPVYPKISGTRTAKAVLNNLARNPYAAALCIDGEDGGTGAAYNVSLDKMGHPIASNIRECYLDLVKQGKQNELPLIAAGGIGKKGNLAANAAALIMLGASAVAVGKYIMQATADCLGDEYNRCNICNTGKCPRGITTQDPKLYRRLDPDKVAERLVEVFKAADVELRKIFAPMGRSTELPIGMSDGLSIDDKAMAERLEISYAC from the coding sequence ATGGAACCAGCTGCAGGCTTAAGGCTTGATTTTAACCATAAATTAACAATAAAAGAGTTTCCTTACATAATTCGCTGGAGAGAAGACAGGTGTAAAAGATGCGGACAATGTACAGCTGTATGTCCTCAGGGAGCAATCAGACCGGCTGTTAAATATATGAGAGTTATTGAATCAGGAGGAGATACTCCAAAGCCAAGGCCTGTAAGAAGAATTATTCATGTAATTGAACAGGTAAACGATATAGAGCATTACTGTACAGGCTGTGCCATCTGTGCCCTTGTTTGTCCCAACAATGCAATAGAGCCAGAGTATAATCCTCAGAATAAGTTTCTCTTTTATAAAAATCGTGGAGGAGAAGGATATAAAAGAGGCGGAAGGAGAAATGATCCAGGTGTGTCAACTCTTGACAGGCTTAAATTCACAAGAATCTCAATGCTTACAGACCCTGCTCTCGATGCTGGAAGACACGAATTCAGGGTCCGCTCATACATTGGTAGAATTCTTCCTCCTGAGGAATTACCCCTTAAAGTTGAAAATGGCAGACTTGTTGTTGATAAATCTTCAGGAAAGTTTATTCCGCCTGTAAGGGAAATCTTTCCTATAATGATTGGAAGCATGTCCATTGGTGCACTTTCTCCAACAATGTGGGAAGGACTTGCTATGGGAGTTGCCTATCTAAATGAAGTTGAAGGAATTCCTGTTGTTATGTGTTCTGGAGAAGGAGGATTTCCACCAAGACTTCTTAAATCAAGATATGTAAAATACTTTATTTTGCAAATTGCCTCAGGTTATTTTGGCTGGGACAGCATAATTCATACTTTACCGTATATGACTGAAGACCCGGCAGCAATAGAAATAAAATACGGTCAGGGTGCGAAACCAGGAGATGGTGGATTGTTGATGGCTCCAAAGGTTATAAAATTGATTGCAGAAATAAGAGGAGTTCCTCAATTTGTAGACCTTCCTTCACCACCAACTCATCAAACAAAGTACTCAATTGAAGAATCTGTTATGAAGATGATTCAGTCAATGTCAATGGCTTTTGGCTTCAGGGTACCGGTTTATCCAAAAATTTCTGGGACCAGGACTGCAAAGGCTGTGCTTAACAATCTTGCAAGAAATCCCTATGCTGCAGCACTTTGCATAGATGGTGAAGACGGTGGCACAGGTGCAGCATACAATGTTTCTCTTGACAAAATGGGACATCCAATTGCATCAAACATTAGAGAGTGCTATCTTGACCTTGTAAAACAGGGCAAACAGAACGAACTTCCACTTATTGCTGCAGGAGGAATCGGCAAAAAGGGAAATCTTGCAGCAAATGCAGCAGCGCTCATTATGCTTGGTGCCTCAGCAGTTGCTGTTGGAAAATACATAATGCAGGCAACTGCTGACTGTCTTGGCGATGAATACAACCGTTGCAATATATGTAACACAGGAAAATGTCCAAGAGGAATCACAACTCAAGACCCTAAGCTTTACAGGCGTCTTGATCCTGATAAAGTTGCAGAGAGGCTGGTAGAAGTATTTAAAGCTGCTGATGTAGAGCTTCGTAAGATATTTGCACCAATGGGAAGAAGCACAGAACTTCCAATTGGAATGTCTGATGGACTAAGTATAGATGATAAAGCAATGGCAGAGAGGTTGGAGATAAGCTATGCCTGCTAA
- a CDS encoding FAD-dependent oxidoreductase has product MPAKKTTQREMPKIGLHETLIPYEEVVKWVDEKSVIIHGNVKGRRIPSRILEEYIQEAVREGARNLHVYADGQHGIGGRIYPRGETVKVTVEGPVGQRCGSMGMFGTEIVVKNGVSDDVGWLNCGAKITVLGDATNGAWNAAAQGILYVQGSGGARCDTMTKHNPRFDPPQSWYFRDVGDSFAEFKAGGIAVVCGVNPRNPRTVLGYRPCVGMVGGIIYFRGRIEGYSERDVKLLELSEQDWQWLCENLKPFLTAIDRMDYYDELTKDIGQWHKLVPYTPQERRRRRWFKISMEEFRKNYWEKEVGQGGIFAEYIDHEPTVIPYIVTGKYRRFKPVWANEKYAPPCAYSCPTNIPTHKRTALIRLGKVKEALELVLEYSPLPATVCGMICPNLCMQACTRGRIDAPISAKELGKASALLPPPKKAEPTGHKVAVIGAGPAGMSVAWQLSLKGHTVTVYEATDKIGGKIELCIPEHRLDKRILHMEIERFKEVVQDIRLNTRVTKELFETIRKENEFVVIAVGAHKPRKIPFPGSEHAISAYEFLRAINEGKTFDLKEKKVVIIGAGNVGMDAAVEAYLCGAEKVTAVDIQKPASFGAELERAQQKGVEILWPKFTEKYVPEEKKIYFKDGTTLDADFVIMAIGDMPDLDFIQPQIHTEKGWVVINEFFQTSDPKVYAIGDVTGLGLVTHAIGHGRILAQYLHGELMHAPVTRDLRQRIPYEKIKLDYYERCRATSSLEQEAERCLSCGSCRDCHMCEMTCYWGAISRVEKPDGRYEYVVDDNKCIACGFCVGICPCGVWEMVENI; this is encoded by the coding sequence ATGCCTGCTAAGAAAACAACACAAAGAGAAATGCCAAAAATTGGCTTACATGAAACCCTTATACCATATGAAGAAGTGGTAAAATGGGTTGATGAAAAATCTGTAATTATTCATGGAAATGTAAAAGGAAGAAGGATTCCTTCAAGAATTCTTGAGGAATACATTCAGGAAGCTGTCAGAGAAGGTGCAAGAAATTTACATGTCTATGCCGATGGTCAACATGGAATTGGTGGAAGAATATATCCAAGAGGTGAGACTGTAAAAGTTACAGTTGAAGGACCTGTTGGACAGAGATGTGGTTCAATGGGAATGTTCGGAACAGAGATAGTGGTAAAAAATGGTGTTTCCGATGATGTTGGATGGCTTAACTGTGGGGCAAAGATTACAGTTTTGGGAGATGCAACAAATGGAGCATGGAATGCTGCTGCACAGGGAATTCTCTATGTTCAGGGAAGTGGCGGTGCAAGATGTGACACAATGACAAAACACAATCCAAGATTTGATCCCCCTCAGTCATGGTATTTCAGAGATGTGGGAGACTCTTTTGCTGAGTTTAAAGCTGGTGGGATCGCGGTTGTCTGCGGAGTAAATCCGCGAAATCCAAGAACAGTGCTTGGATACAGACCGTGTGTTGGAATGGTTGGAGGAATTATCTATTTCCGTGGCAGAATTGAGGGTTACAGTGAAAGAGATGTAAAACTTCTGGAACTCAGTGAACAGGACTGGCAGTGGTTATGTGAAAATCTTAAGCCATTTCTTACTGCCATTGACAGAATGGATTACTATGATGAACTCACAAAAGATATCGGGCAATGGCATAAACTTGTCCCATATACACCACAGGAAAGAAGAAGGAGAAGATGGTTTAAGATTAGCATGGAGGAATTCAGAAAAAACTACTGGGAAAAAGAAGTTGGACAGGGAGGAATTTTTGCAGAATACATTGACCACGAACCAACTGTTATACCATACATTGTAACTGGAAAATATCGTAGATTTAAGCCTGTTTGGGCAAATGAAAAATATGCACCACCCTGTGCATATAGCTGTCCAACAAATATACCAACGCATAAGAGAACAGCACTTATAAGACTTGGAAAAGTTAAAGAGGCATTAGAACTTGTTCTTGAGTACAGCCCTCTTCCTGCCACAGTTTGTGGGATGATTTGTCCAAATCTTTGTATGCAGGCATGCACTCGTGGAAGAATTGATGCTCCTATTTCTGCAAAAGAGCTTGGTAAAGCTTCAGCTTTGCTTCCTCCTCCAAAGAAGGCAGAGCCAACAGGACACAAAGTTGCAGTAATTGGTGCAGGACCTGCTGGAATGTCTGTTGCATGGCAACTAAGCCTTAAAGGACATACTGTAACAGTATATGAAGCAACAGACAAAATTGGTGGGAAAATAGAGCTTTGTATCCCTGAGCACAGACTTGACAAAAGAATACTTCACATGGAAATAGAAAGATTTAAGGAAGTTGTTCAAGATATTCGTCTTAATACACGGGTTACAAAAGAGCTTTTTGAAACAATACGTAAAGAAAACGAATTTGTTGTAATAGCGGTTGGAGCACACAAACCAAGAAAAATTCCTTTCCCTGGCTCAGAGCATGCTATCTCAGCCTATGAATTTTTAAGGGCAATAAATGAAGGTAAAACCTTTGATCTTAAAGAAAAAAAAGTGGTAATAATTGGTGCTGGTAATGTTGGAATGGATGCTGCGGTGGAAGCTTACCTGTGTGGAGCAGAAAAAGTAACTGCAGTTGATATTCAAAAACCAGCATCTTTCGGAGCAGAGCTTGAACGGGCACAACAGAAGGGTGTTGAAATCCTCTGGCCAAAGTTTACTGAAAAGTATGTTCCCGAGGAAAAGAAAATATACTTCAAGGATGGAACAACTCTTGATGCAGATTTTGTAATTATGGCAATAGGTGATATGCCTGACCTTGATTTTATTCAGCCACAGATTCATACTGAAAAGGGCTGGGTTGTTATAAATGAATTTTTCCAGACTTCAGATCCAAAAGTTTACGCAATTGGTGATGTAACAGGCTTAGGACTTGTAACTCATGCAATTGGGCATGGAAGAATTCTTGCTCAATATCTACATGGAGAATTGATGCATGCACCTGTAACAAGGGATTTAAGGCAGAGAATACCCTATGAAAAAATCAAACTTGACTACTATGAAAGATGCCGTGCTACATCTTCCCTTGAGCAGGAGGCAGAAAGGTGTCTCAGTTGTGGCTCATGCAGGGATTGCCACATGTGTGAAATGACCTGTTACTGGGGTGCAATAAGCAGAGTGGAAAAACCTGATGGAAGATATGAGTATGTGGTTGATGACAATAA